In one Silene latifolia isolate original U9 population chromosome 10, ASM4854445v1, whole genome shotgun sequence genomic region, the following are encoded:
- the LOC141607776 gene encoding uncharacterized protein LOC141607776 — protein MRNDRSWMYIARRLPEFENGVIEFLNVLFSKAVHGSQIRCPCKRCMNRYWLRRHEVYDHLKAFGFVENYYVWTFHGEDPLSTETIFETLDEEPSFNDNTDTLLDDRFRSCFEGPSNAQNGPNDEAKKFYKLLEEGQQELFPGCKNFSKLSIIIRLFLYKTLHGISNVAFNDLLKLLRDMVSEAKIPVNFTEAKNIVSRRIPAKVLWHFPLQPRLQRVYMNSEIAEAMTWLADKRPKDGYLRHPADGLAWKDFDSLYPLVANEPRNVRLGLAFDGFNPFRIMSVSHSTWPVVLVNYNLPPWMFMKPEYFMLSLLIPGPEGSRNNIDVYLQPLIEELKDLWNVGLETYDKFRNETFKLHATLTWTISDFLGNSIRRFLDVNDPLRCDKKSFNGKVEERPPPIPLTGFHVLEGLSDFVNSFGKKERQKNKSDCPWKKKSIFFELAYWKHNKCRHNLDVMHIEKNVFDNVLGTLLDISGKSKDHPNVRFDLLDMGIKVELQRQLSEDQRHVFFPKPKGKFLDIKVMMLISSHITCFKLLGRPEGSIAEGYLIEECMNFCSQYVDGASTRYDKTIGDMSATEKDEPETTIFGNCGHPLGGKKKRNGRLFTLDIKLAAQAHREHEAFVNSKRRKSKWKRARNHSHEFPNWLKEKASQNGVSEEIFWLAKGPSPTAKSSKDKNPVDGDVTYYGEILEIIKLNYWSKFTVVLFRCEWYQVEKDEYEMTCVNVNKYCSVDDPFVMPSQVHQVFYVVDPIVDGLQYVMTKVPRDIFDYNIETAEPNNDLIMHSGHVQLQENIRLSREDIGPTVVDANTVLVNTNNLCDLNNDSDDNDDTLWDWMQAEEENNDEDL, from the exons ATGAGGAATGATAGAAGTTGGATGTATATAGCTAGACGTTTGCCTGAGTTTGAAAATGGAGTCATTGAGTTCCTTAATGTGTTATTTTCTAAGGCTGTTCATGGGAGTCAAATAAGATGTCCATGTAAGAGGTGTATGAACCGATATTGGTTACGAAGACATGAGGTGTATGATCATTTAAAAGCATTTGGTTTTGTTGAGAATTATTATGTTTGGACCTTTCATGGAGAGGATCCTTTATCAACTGAAACCATTTTTGAAACCCTTGATGAAGAACCAAGTTTCAATGACAATACTGATACACTGTTAGACGATAGATTTAGAAGTTGTTTTGAAGGTCCCTCTAACGCACAAAATGGTCCCAATGATGAAGCTAAAAAGTTTTACAAGTTGCTAGAAGAGGGTCAACAGGAATTATTCCCGGGCTGTAAGAATTTTTCAAAACTATCTATTATCATTCGACTATTTTTGTACAAGACACTTCATGGAATTAGTAATGTGGCATTCAATGATCTCCTCAAATTGCTAAGAGACATGGTTTCGGAAGCTAAAATTCCGGTCAACTTCACTGAAGCTAAGAATATTGTAAG TCGTCGTATACCTGCAAAGGTATTATGGCATTTTCCACTACAACCTAGGCTGCAAAGAGTATATATGAATTCAGAAATTGCAGAAGCTATGACATGGCTTGCTGATAAACGTCCGAAAGATGGGTATCTAAGACACCCTGCGGACGGGTTAGCTTGGAAGGACTTTGATTCTCTATACCCTTTAGTTGCTAATGAACCTAGAAATGTAAGGTTAGGACTGGCTTTTGATGGGTTCAATCCATTTCGAATTATGAGTGTATCTCACAGTACATGGCCCGTTGTGTTGGTCAATTATAATTTGCCACCTTGGATGTTCATGAAACCGGAATATTTTATGCTATCATTGCTCATTCCCGGTCCCGAGGGTTCTAGGAATAACATTGACGTATACTTACAGCCTTTGATTGAGGAATTAAAAGACTTATGGAATGTAGGGCTCGAGACATATGATAAATTTAGGAATGAAACATTCAAGTTACATGCTACTTTGACATGGACAATTAGTGATTTTCTGGGGAATTCAAT TCGCAgatttttagatgttaatgatcCTTTGCGCTGTGATAAGAAGTCTTTTAATGGTAAAGTTGAAGAAAGACCCCCTCCCATACCCCTAACAGGATTTCATGTATTAGAGGGGTTGTCTGATTTTGTGAATTCTTTTGGGAAGAAAGAGAGGCAAAAGAACAAAAGTGATTGCCCGTGGAAGAAGAAGTCTATATTTTTTGAATTGGCTTACTGGAAACACAATAAATGTCGGCATAACCTAGACGTGATGCACATTGAAAAAAATGTTTTTGACAATGTACTGGGAACCTTATTAGATATCTCTGGTAAGAGTAAGGATCATCCAAATGTTCGTTTTGACCTATTAGATATGGGTATCAAAGTAGAGCTACAGCGTCAACTATCAGAAGACCAGAGACATGTCTTTTTCCCAAAG CCTAAAGGAAAGTTTCTGGATATAAAAGTCATGATGCTCATATCATCTCACATTACTTGCTTCAAGTTGCT AGGTCGTCCAGAAGGATCTATTGCAGAAGGTTATTTGATTGAGGAATGTATGAACTTTTGCTCTCAGTATGTGGACGGAGCCAGCACAAGATATGACAAAACCATAGGTGACATGTCAGCTACTGAAAAAGATGAACCTGAAACTACAATTTTTGGTAATTGCGGTCATCCTTTgggaggaaagaagaaaagaaatggaCGGCTGTTCACCCTAGACATCAAATTAGCTGCACAGGCGCATCG AGAACATGAAGCTTTTGTAAACTCTAAAAGAAGGAAAAGCAAGTGGAAGCGTGCACGGAATCATAGTCATGAATTCCCAAACTGGTTGAAGGAAAAGGCGAGCCAAAACGGTGTCTCTGAAGAAATATTTTGGCTTGCTAAAGGACCTAGTCCTACAGCTAAAAG CTCTAAAGACAAAAATCCTGTTGATGGGGATGTTACGTATTATGGTGAAATTCTAGAAATAATTAAGCTCAACTATTGGTCTAAGTTTACAGTTGTTTTGTTTCGTTGTGAGTGGTATCAAGTGGAGAAAGATGAATATGAGATGACTTGTGTTAATGTGAACAAATATTGTTCAGTGGATGATCCATTTGTCATGCCATCCCAAGTGCATCAAGTATTTTATGTGGTAGATCCTATCGTAGATGGTTTGCAATATGTCATGACTAAGGTTCCAAGAGATATCTTTGATTATAACATTGAAACTGCGGAACCTAATAATGACCTTATAATGCATTCTGGGCATGTGCAACTTCAAGAGAATATCAGATTGTCAAGAGAAGATATAGGTCCTACGGTTGTTGATGCAAATACTGTATTGGTTAACACTAATAATTTGTGTGATTTAAATAATGACAGTGATGACAATGATGACACCTTATGGGACTGGATGCAAGCTGAGGAAGAAAATAACGATGAGGACTTATGA
- the LOC141607777 gene encoding protein FAR1-RELATED SEQUENCE 9-like, whose amino-acid sequence MDTQRWAQSKLIAQSKYSFPDLATPLDLEKHAAETYTPRIFEEFKEGVKVACFTCAIGDKEKDKNHAILYIDVKDRERKKDYMVGYRTAEVKLLCNCKKFERHGIFCRHILCVRKDYGFEKIPSEYLLNRWSKLATCQPIFNSNGQLLANCRSADA is encoded by the coding sequence ATGGATACACAacgatgggctcaatcaaaaTTGATTGCACAATCAAAGTACTCGTTTCCTGATTTGGCTACTCCTCTAGACCTAGAAAAGCATGCAGCAGAAACCTACACTCCGAGAATTTTCGAGGAGTTCAAAGAGGGAGTAAAAGTAGCATGCTTTACATGTGCCATTGGAgacaaagaaaaagataagaatcaTGCAATTCTCTACATAGACGTCAAGGATCGTGAGAGAAAGAAAGACTATATGGTGGGTTATAGGACAGCTGAAGTGAAACTATTATGCAATTGCAAGAAATTTGAAAGACATGGAATATTCTGTCGACATATTCTCTGTGTCCGTAAAGATTATGGTTTTGAGAAAATTCCAAGCGAATACCTACTTAATAGGTGGAGCAAACTAGCAACCTGCCAGCCAATCTTCAATTCTAATGGGCAGTTGCTTGCTAATTGCAGATCAGCCGATGCATAG